Genomic DNA from Rhodospirillales bacterium:
AGCCCGACGCCGCGTCGTCGGGCGCGACAGCGCCGGTGCTCCTCGCTATAGTCGCGCGCCATGTCCAGCCAAGATCGCAAACCTGATTCCGCCCTGACCTCCGGCGCCGACGCTACCGGCGATGCAATCGCGCCCGACGCCCAACAGTCGGCCGGCGGTTCCTCCACCCATTTCGGGTTCCGGGAGGTGGACGAGACCGTCAAGGCGGGACTGGTCGGCGAGGTGTTCTCGTCCGTCGCCAGCCGCTACGACCTGATGAACGACCTGATGAGCTTCGGCGTCCATCGTTACTGGAAACAGGTGATGGTCGAGTGGCTGCGGCCGACCCCGGACATGCACGTCCTCGATGTCGGCGGCGGCACCGGCGATATCGCGATACGCATCCTGAAGGCCGGCGGCGGCGCCGTGTCGGTGGTCGACATCAACCGCGAGATGCTGTCGGTGGGCCGCGATCGCGCCCTCGACGCCGGGCGGGTGCGTAATCTCGACTGGATCTGCGGGGACGCGGAACGCCTGCCCATCGCCTCGTCATCGGTCGACGCCTACACCATCGCGTTCTGCATCCGCAACGTGACGCGCATCGCCGCGGCGCTGGCGGAAGCGCGCAGGGTCCTCAAGCCGGGCGGACGCTTTCTCTGCCTCGAGTTCTCGCGGGTGGCGCTGCCGGTGCTGGACGGCCTCTACGACGCTTATTCGTTCCGGGTGCTGCCGCGGCTCGGACAGGCGGTGGCCGGCAACGCCGAGGCCTACCGCTACCTGGTGGAGAGCATCCGCCGCTTTCCGCCGCAGGACGCGTTCGCCCGCATGATCGGCGACGCGGGTCTCGACCAGGTGCGCTACCGCAATCTCTCGGGAGGCATCGCTGCCCTGCATTCGGCATGGCGCACGTGATCAGGGCGTGATCCGACCGTGATCCGCACTGTCCGCAACGTCGTTCGGCTGCTGACCATCGCCCGCATTCTGGCGCGCCACGACGCCCTGTTCCCGCTCGAAAGCCTCGGCATCACGCCCTTCATCATCGTGTCGGCGCGCCTCATCTCCCGCCGTCCCGAACCGGGGCGACCGGGGCAGCGCCTCGCACGCGCCCTGCATGAAGCGGGACCGTCGTTCATCAAGCTGGGCCAGGCGCTGTCGACCCGCTCCGACCTGATGGGCGAGGAGATGACGGCGGATCTCTCCGAGCTGCAGGACAGCCTGCCGCCGTTTCCCGGCTCGCAAGCGCGAGCCATCATCGAGGAGGAATTGGGCAAGCCGATCGGGAGCCTGTTCCGCAGCTTCGACGATCGGGCGGTGGCCGCCGGCTCCATCGCCCAGGTCCACTTCGCGGAGGACAGCGACGGCCGCCCGGTCGCCGTCAAGGTGCTGCGCCCCGGCGTGCGGCGCAAGTTCGAGCGAGACCTCGACTTGTTCCTGTGGGTGGCGAAGCTGATCGAGACGGCGCGCCCGGAGTGGCGTCGGCTGCGCCCGGTCGAAGCGGTGCGGACCCTGGCCGAGTCGGTGGCGTTCGAGATGGATCTCCGTTTCGAGGCGTCGGCGGCGGTGGAGCTCGCCGAGAACTTCGCGGACGATCCCGGGTTCCTGGTGCCGGCGGTGGATTGGGGCCGCACCGCACAGCGGGTGCTGACCACCGAGCGCGTCTACGGCATCCCGTTCGACGACCGGGAGGCGGTGATCGCCCACGGCCTCGACCCCCATGACGTGCTCGCCAAGGCGGCCGGGGCGTTCTTCCTGCAGGTGTTTCGCGACGGGTTCTTCCACGGCGACCTCCACGCCGGCAACGTCTTCGTCCGCGCCGACGGCGGCTTGGCGTTCGTCGACTTCGGCATCATGGGCCGCCTCTCCCGACGCGACCGCCACCATCTCGCCGAGCTGCTGCTGGCGTTCATGACCCGCGACTACCGGCGGGCGGCGGAGGTCCATTTCGAGGCCGGCTGGGTGCCGTCCCACCGCTCGGTCGACGCCTTCACCCAGGCCTGCCGTTCCGTCGGCGAGCCGATCATGGACAAGCCGCAGAACGAAATTTCCATGGCCAAGCTCTTGGGCCAGTTGTTCTACGTCACCGAGGCCTTCGAGATGGAGACGCAACCGCAGCTCCTGTTGCTGCAAAAGACCATGCTGGTCGCCGAAGGCACCGGCCGGCGCCTCTGTCCCGACGCTAACATGTGGCTGCTCGCGCGCCCGCTGATCGAGGGCTGGATGGGGGACATGCTCGCCCCGAACGCCATAATGCGGGAACGCATGGCCGAGGTGGGCGACAGCTTGTCCCGGTTCCCGGAACTGCTGCGCCGTGTGGAGCACCGGCTGGAGATGCTGGCCGAGCACGGCGTCCGCCTCGATCCCAACAGCCTGCGGCCCGCGTTCGGTTGGACCGAATCGCGTCTGCAGGTGACCCTGCTCGCCATCATCGCGGTGCTGTTTCTCCTGTTCCTGCTCGCCGGCGTATAAGCGGAAGAGAGAGTCTCGGTGGGCATCATCGTGTGTACGCGCGCCGGCCATGCTTCTGGACGTTGATCGCCTGCCGTTAACAACGTTTCGCTCATGCGGCCTACTCATGATACACGTATCACCGATAAGGCCTAATAGGGGGGACACCATGACGCGCCGCGCCGATCTTCTGTCCGTTTCCATGTTCGCTCTGGCCGTGGGGCTCGGGAGCCCCGCGTGGGCCGCCAGCGTCAGCGTGCTCGGCGCGCCCGGCGCCGACGGCGCCGACGGCGCGGACGGCAACCCGCCCGGGGACGGCCAACCCGGCGCTCCCGGCGGCGACGCCTTCGCCAATGGCAACACCGAGCACGCCACCGCCATCGGCGGCCGCGGCGGCGACGGCGGGGATGGGGGCGAGTCCACGGCACTTGATGTTCCGGGTGGCCGCGGCGGTGACGGCGGCCGCGGCGGCAACGCCAGCGCTCACGCGAACGGCACCTTGAGCCCTCGGCACAAGGCCTACGCCACCGGCGGCGATGGCGGCGCTACTAGCTCAACTTACAGCGGCTATGGCAGTCATCACGGCGCTGGCGGCACTGCTAGCGCCACGGCTCGATCTAAAACGACGGCTCCGGGTCGTCATGCCAAGGCTGTTGCCGACGCGGAGGGCGGAGCAGGCCGCGATACAAATATCGACCCCATATACCTCGGCGGAGCGGGCGGAGAGGCGGGCGCATTTGCGGTTGCCGAAGCCATCGACGCCGACGCAACGGCGGCGGCCGTTGCAACCGGTGGCGAAGGTGGGGATTCGATTGCCTTCAGCCGAGGTGGCAATGGAGGCGACGCCGACGCGGAGGCCTTTGCGACTGTGCGTCGTGGCGCCGCCAAGGCTGATGCTCTGAGCAACGGCGGTGGTGGAGGGTCGTCGGAAGCCGGCAGCGGTGGTGCCGGCGGCAGAGCGACATCCACTGCCCGCGCCACGGCAGAGCGAGGCCAAGCCGATGCAAAAGCGACCGCCAACGGCGGCCTGGGCGGCTTCTACGAGTCCGGTATTGGTGCCGGCGACGCGCGGGCGGATGCGACTTCCAACGTTGGCACTGGCTCCGGCACCTCACGGGCGACAGCAGTCGCCGGCAAGGTAGGCGCCGGCGATGGCGCCGACGCGCGGGCGAGCGCCAAAACGACGGTTCAGGACGGTGACGCAAGCGCGAGTTCGCATGCAGCCGGCGGCGACGGTTTCATTTTTGACGGTCGTGCGGACGGCGGCGACGCGGACGCCCTCGCCGAAGCGTCGGGCACGGCGCGTGTGTCCTCCTCTGCCATCGCCGTCGCGGGCGATGACGTGTCTTTTTGCGAGTTCTGCGACGACGATGGAGAAGCAGGGCCAGGCGGCCGAGCCACCGCCAAGGCCCAAGGTTCTAACGGACGAGATATCTCAGTAAACGCATCCGCTGCGGGTGGCGCGGGGGGCGGAGTCTTCGGTGGTGGCGATGGCGGATCGGGGGGCGATGCGTCCGCACATGCCGAGGGCCGCGGCCTGGGTCGAATTTCTACCAGATCAGGCGCCGTTGGCGGCGAAGGTGGGGACAACGGCGGTGGGGGCGACGACGGCGGCGTCGGCGGCAACGCAGACGCCACCAGCTTTGCAACCAGCGTCGGTGGCGATGTTTCCGCGTACGCTGATGCCATCGGCGGCGTCGGGGGCGACAAATCCGTCTCCTTTCGCAATTCCCCCCGCGATGTCGCCGGTCGGGGCGGTGATGCGGTTGCGACCGCTGAAGGAACGGGCCCTGGCCGGATCGATGCACGGGCGATCGCCAGTGGTGGCGCGGGCGGCAAGCCGACCGTGTCCTGGCCCGATACCAATCCTCCTCCATCGAGCGCGGCCGGCGCTGCCGGCAAGGCGACGGCGACCGCCAAGGCGACCGGTCCGAAGGGCTCGGTGCTCGCGCGCGTCGTCAGCGAGGGGCCGGTGCAGAGCCGGGCCGACGCCGGCGCGGCGATGTTCCACCCGACGTCGGTCTTCCTCGACGCGTCCGCGGCCGGTACCAGCACGAACATCGGCACCGTGGCCTATGGCCGGCTGTTCCCGGAGGCCGCGGGTCCAGCAAGCCTCCACGGCGGGCGGGCGACGCTCGCGACCGCGACCCTCGGCGCCGGGCACGTCGCCTCGGATGGCGGGCTGCTGACGTTGACGACCTACACCAGCCAGCTCGACTTCAGCGTGGCGTCGTTCGCGAAGAGCGCGCCGGTGCTGACGCTCGATCTGGTGGACGCGGCGTTCTCCGGGGGCGGGTTCGAGACGCTGTCGTTCCTGGTCGACGTGGAGGACGGCGCGGTGACGTTCAAGAAGGCGTTCACCGAGCTCGCCGACGCGCTGGCGTTCTTCACCGGCAACGCGGTCAGCCTCGGCGACATGAGCGGCTACGTCAGCGCCGACGGCATTCTCGACCTCGCGATGTCGATGGTGCTGACCGGCGGCGGCAGCGACGGCGCCTTCTACGCCGACGTGGCGGTGCGGGCGACACCGCTGCCGGCGGCGGTCTGGATGTTCCTCACCGCCCTCGTCGCCCTCGCCGGCGCCGCCTCGCGCCGCAGCAGCCAGGGATCCGCCTCGCACCTCTCCTGATCTCCCTCCGCCGCACGCGGGAGAGTCTCAGGGCGAGGGTGTCGAAGGGACTTGCGCGGGCGCGGGCCGGCGTATAGCCCGCTACACCCTCGACCGCCGACCCGACGCGTGCAAGCGCCATCTCTCCGGATGTCGCCTCATTGCTGTTGACAAAGTTCTGCCAAAATTGGAGTCTCCGTGAGAACATGACTAATTGCCGATAAGGCTCAGAGGGGGGACACCATGATGCGCCGCACCGATCTTCTGTCCGTTTCGATGTTTGCACTGGCCGTGGGTCTCGGAAGCCCAGCGTGGGCCGCCAGCGTCAGCGTGCTCGGCGCCCCCGGCGCCGACGGCGCCGACGGCGCGGACGGCAACCCGCCCGAGCCCGGCCAACCGGGCGGTCCGGGCGGAGACGCCATCGCCAATGGCGCCACAGAGCACGCCACCGCCATCGGCGGCCGCGGCGGCGACGGCGGGGATGGGGGCAAAGCGACCGCGCCCGGCGTGCGCGTCGGCCGCGGCGGCGACGGCGGCCGCGGCGGCAACGCACGTGCCGAGGCCAGCGGCACCCCTAGCCCGAGCCATGTTGCCAAGGCCATCGGCGGGGGCGGAGGCGAGCGTGGCGCGGGTGATTTTGCTTCCAGCTACGGCACATCGTCTAGAGGGACCGGGGGAGACGCCGACGCCACCGCAAAAACGGTAACGGCCGACGTCGATGCTGCAGCAACGGCCGAGGCCAGCGGTGGACCCGGAGGCGGGACCGGGACTTCCTACTACTACAATTACGGTGGTCTCGGAGGAAATGGCGGCCTAGCGAACTCCACCGCGGTTGCTGCCGCCAATAACGCGGATGCCGAGGCTACTGCAACTGCATCGGGCGGAGCGGGCAGTGAAGGGGATGTTGGTGCCAATGGCAGTCGGGCGGATGCCAATGCTGGCGCGTCTGCGATTCGCGGCAGCGCCACGGCCATCGTCGATGCGACCGGCGGCGACGGCGCGCCTGGTGTGACGGGCTCGCGAGGCGGCGATGGCGGCGATGCGAACGGCAGAGCAAGCGCATCGGTTAGTGAAGGTATTGCAACCGCGATCTCCAACGCCAACGGCGGCATCGCACGCTTCGGCGACGCCGGGAGAAGCGGGCTTGCAGGAGACGCGGTCTCGGACGCGCAAGCCTACGCTTATGAGGTCGGAAGGGCCAATGCCACGGCTACAGCCACTGGTGGAGATACAGAAGACGCAGAATCAGGCACTGAAGCTGGCAACGCAACTGCTGGCGCCCGGACCGTTGTCGGTACGGGCACCGGATCGGCGGCGGCCACGGCAGTTGGTGGAAACGGGCGCTCGAGCGACGGTGGCGACGCCATGGCCGACGCAACGACTGTAGTGCGGGACGGCAGCGCCAGTGCGATTGCAGCGGCAACGGGCGGCGACGGATTCATGTACGACGGACCGGCAGCGGTCGGCGGCGATGCTCACGCCATCGCAGATGCAATCGGCACCGACATCATCACCGTAGAAGCCACCGCGACCGGCGGGCTCGCCATACCCACTGACAGCGGCACGAGGGGAAGCAAGGGCGGCGATGCAACGGCCGAAGCCGATGGCCGCGGCGGAAGCGAGATATCGGTTGACGCTTCGGCGAGAGGGGGTGACGCCTATCCTTCCTATCCGACGCCTGATTACTACCAGTCTGAGGACGCCGGGCCAGGTTTGGCAGGTGATGGTAAGGCTTACGCAGAAGGACGGGGCCCCGGCAGAATCCGGTCTGCGGCAAATGCCGAGGGTGGCGTTCGCGGCATCTTGACATTTAACAATGGTCGGGTCGAGTACAGCGCCGCTGGCAAGGCCACGGCAACAGCCAAAGCAACTGGACCGAAAGGCAGCGTGCTGGCGCGGGCGGTTTCGGACGGGCCGGTGCGGAACGAGGCCAATGCCGGGGCGGCGATGTTCCATCCGACGTCGGTGTTCGGGGGTGCGTCGGCGGGGCTGGCCGGGACCGTGGCCTACGGCCGGCTGTTCCCGGAGGCTGGGGGGCCGGCGGATGTGGGGCGGGGAGGCGCGAAGCTGGTTGCCGCCGCGACCATGGGCGCCAGCCACACGACGGGCGACGGCCCCATCACGTTCGCGACGTATACGAGCCAGCTCAACTTCACCGCCGATGTGTCGTCGTTCGTCGGCCGGACGCCGATGCTGCAGTTGGATCTGGTGGACGCAGCGTTCTCCGGCGGCGGCTTCGAGACGTTGTCGTTCCTGGTCGACGTGGAGGACGGCGCCGTCACCTTCAGGGAGGCGTTCACCGAACTCTCCGAGGCGCTGGCGTTCTTCACCGGCAACAGCGTCGATCTCGGCGACATGAGCGGCTACGTCAGCGCCGACGGCATCCTCGACCTGGCGATGTCGATGGTGCTGACCGGCGGCCGTCGCGACGGCGCCTTCTACGCCGACGTGGCGGTGCGGGCGACCCCGCTGCCGGCGGCGGTCTGGATGTTCCTCACCGCCCTCGTCGCCCTCGCCGGCACCGCCTCGCGCCGCAGCAGCCAGGGATCCGCACCGCGCACAACTTGATCCTCCTCCGCCGCTTGCGGGAGAGTGCCAGGGCGAGGGTGTCAAATGGGCTTGCGCGTGCGAACGCGGACGCGTAGTTTATCCACACTACTCGTTCGTAAATAATGCTGACGTGTGCACGTGCTCGCGGGAAAAACAATATTGCTGATCGTCGCCGGGGGGATCGCGGCGTACAAGAGCCTCGAGTTGATCCGCCGTCTGCGGGAGCGGGGGGCGGCGGTGCGCTGCATCCTGACCGCCGGGGGTGCGGAGTTCGTGACGCCCCTGTCTCTGGCGGCGCTTTCCGAGAACAAGGTATACGCGGACCTGTTCTCGCTCACCGACGAAAGCGAGATGGGCCACATTCGCCTGTCCCGAGCCGCCGACCTGGTGGTGGTGGCCCCGGCGACGGCCGATCTTCTCGCCAAGATGGCGGCGGGGCTGGCGGGCGATCTGGCGACGACGGCGCTTCTCGCGACCGACAAGCCGATCCTGGCGGCGCCGGCGATGAACGTGCGCATGTGGGAGCATCCGGCGACCCGGGCCAATCTGCGGGTGCTGGCCGAGCGCGGCGTCCGCACCGTCGGCCCCGACGAGGGCGACATGGCCTGCGGCGAATGGGGCATGGGGCGGATGGCGGAAGTGGACGACATCGTCGCCGCCGTCGAGGCTTTCTTCGTGGACGCCGGGAACGGACGCCTCGCCGGGCGGCGGGCCTTGGTGACCAGCGGCCCGACGTTCGAGGCCATCGACCCCGTCCGCTTCATCGGCAACCGCTCGTCGGGCAAGCAGGGTCACGCCATCGCCGGCGCGCTGGCCCGACTGGGCGCGGCAACGACGCTGGTCACCGGACCCACCGGCGAGCCTGATCCCGCCGGCGTCGACGTCATCCGCATCGAGTCGGCGAACCAGATGCTCGCGGCCTGCGACGGCGCCTTGCCTGTGGATGTGGCCGTGTTCGCCGCGGCCGTGTGCGACTGGCGGGTGAGCGCCATCGCCCCGCGGAAACTCAAGAAAGCCGCAGGAGAGGACCCGCCGGCTTTGGCTCTGGAGGAAAATCCCGACGTACTGGCGACGATCGCCGCCGGGACGCCGCGCCCGCGCCTGGTCATCGGCTTCGCCGCGGAGACCAACGACGTGGTGGCCAACGCCACCGACAAGCGACGCCGCAAGGGCTGCGACTGGATCGTCGCCAACGACGTCTCGCCGCAGACAGGAACCTTCGGCGGCGCCGCCAACACGGTCCACCTGATCACCGGCAACGGCGTCGAGGACTGGCCGCCGATGAGCAAACAGGCGGTCGCCGAGCGCCTCGCGCTCCGCATCGCTGAGGCGCTGCCGTCATGAGCAAAGGTCCCGCGACCGTCATGAACACAGGTCCCGTGACCGTCATGAACACAGGTCCCGCGACCGGCATGAACACAGGCCCCGTTACCGTCGCCGTTCGCCGCCTTGCCCACGGCGCCGACCTGCCGCTGCCCGCCCACGCGACGTCGGCGAGCGCCGGCGTCGATCTGCTGGCGGCGGTTGCGACGGCGGTCGTGCTGCCGGCCGGCGGCCGCGCCACCATCCCGACCGGCATCGCGATCGCCCTGCCGGCGGGCTTCGAGGCGCAGGTGCGGCCGCGATCCGGCCTGGCCGCCCGCCACGGCGTCACCGTGCTCAACAGCCCCGGCACCATCGACGCGGACTACCGTGGCGAGGTGGCCGTCGTGCTGATCAACCTCGGCGACGCGGCGTTCGTCGTCGAGCGCGGCATGCGCATCGCCCAGATGATCGTCTCGCCGGTGGTCAGTGTCGCCTGGGCGGAGGCGGAGGAGTTGCCGCCGACGGCGCGCGACGCCGGCGGGTTCGGATCGACCGGCAGCGCGTCCGGCGTGCTCTGAACGCGGCGGGAGGCGGGTACGAACATGTTGCGGCTGTCCAGAAAGACGCTGTTTGCCATCGAAGCGGTGCTCGACATCGCTTACCATGCCGGCAGCGAACCGGTGCAGAGCAGCGAAATCACCCGACGCCAGGGCATCCCCCGCCGCTACCTGGAACAGGCCCTGCAGAACCTGGTGCGGGACGGAGTCCTGATCGGGGTGCGCGGCCCCAGGGGCGGATATCGCTTGGCCCGTGAACGGCGCCGCATTACGGTTGGCGAGGTGGTGCGGGTGGTGCGCGGCCTGGAAGCGGGCGAGGACGATCTCAACGACGACTGCGGGTCGATGCTGGCACGCAAGGTGGTGCGGCCGTTGTGGTGCGACATCCAGGACGACGTGATGAAGCGACTCGACGATCTGACCATCGACGATCTGTGCGAGGACGCGCACCGCGCCGGCATCGCCAGCGAGGGACGCAACAGCCTCGATTTTTCCATTTGAGCGAGAAGCGCCAAGGGCGCCGTTCGCTTCAGCCAACGGAAGGGGCCGCGCAAGATGAACACCCTGGATGCCTATGCCGCGGTCGATGCGCCCGGGCGCGGCCGGATCTACGACAATTTCGTCGAAACCACCGGCGATACGCCGCTGGTCCGCATGCGCCGGCTTGCGGAGGAGACCGGATGCAAGGCTGACCTGCTCGGCAAATGCGAGTTCTTCAAACCGTTGTCGTCGGTCAAGGCCCGCATCGGCTTGGCGATGATCGAGGCTGCCGAGCGCTCGGGCCGCGTCGGCGGTGACGCGGTGCTGGTGGAGCCGACTTCGGGGAACACCGGCATCGCCCTTGCCTTCGTCTGCGCCGCCCGCGGCTACCGCCTGATCCTGACCATGCCCGACAGCATGTCCTTGGAGCGGCGCAAGATGCTGGCGCTGCTCGGCGCCGAGATCGTGCTGACGCCGGCGACCAGAGGGATGCCGGGGGCTGTCGCCAAGGCCGAGGAGATCGTCGCCTCGACGCCGGGAGCGGTCATGCTCCAGCAGTTCAACAACCCGGCCAACCCGGAGATCCACCGGCGGACCACCGCCGAGGAGATCTGGCGCGATACCGGCGGCAAGGTTGACGTCCTGATCAGCGGCGTCGGCACCGGCGGCACCATCACCGGCGTCGCGGAGGTCATCAAGGCGCGCCGGCCGGAGTTCCGCGCCATTGCCGTCGAGCCGGAGGACAGCCCGGTGCTGTCGGGCGGCGTTCCCGGCCCCCACAAGATCCAGGGCATCGGCGCCGGCTTCGTGCCCGCGGTGCTCAACGCCGACCTGATCGACGAGGTCGTCCGCATCGGAAACGAGACGGCGTTCGCGATGGCGCGCCGCGTGGCCCGCCTGGAAGGCATGCCGGTCGGCATCTCGTCGGGCGCGGCGTTGGCCGCGGCGATCGAAATCGGCGCCCGCGAGGACATGGGCGGCAAGACCATCGTCGTCATCCTGCCGTCGTTCGCCGAGCGCTACCTGTCCACGGCGTTGTTCGAAGGGATCGGGTTGGAGTGAGGGCCGCGCCCGCACCTGCCGGGATGGAGTTCCGCGAAGAGCAGATCCAGCGCTACGCTCGTCACATCCTGCTCGACGAGGTCGGCGGCGACGGCCAGAAGACCCTCCTCAACGCCCGGGTGCTGATCATCGGCGCCGGCGGTCTCGGGTCGCCCCTGCTGTTATACCTGGCCGCTGCCGGCGTCGGCACCATCGGCGTCGTCGACGACGACGTGGTGGATCTCTCCAATCTCCAGCGCCAGATCGTCCACCCCACCGCCGCGGTCGGCTTACCCAAGGTGGAGAGCGCCCGGCGCACCATTGGCGCCATCAACCCGGACGTGCGCGTCGTTTCGCATCACGCCAGGCTGGCGGCGGACAACGCCCTCGATCTCGTTTCCGCGTACGACATCGTCGCCGACGGCTCCGACAACTTCCCGACCCGCTTTCTCGTCAACGACGCCTGCCATTTTGCGAAGCGGCCCTTGGTCAGCGGCGCCATACTCCGCTTCGATGGCCAGGTCGCGACCTTCAAGCCTTTCGCGGAGCCCGCCTCGGGCGAAGCCCCTGGTCCATGCTATCGATGCCTGTTCCGCGAGCCGCCGCCGGCGGGAGACATCCCGAGCTGCGCCGAAGCGGGTGTTCTCGGCGCCTTCTGCGGCGTCATCGGTTCGATGCAGGCGACCGAGGTCATCAAGGAACTGCTCGGCATCGGCCAGAGCCTGTCGGGCTGGCTGATGGTGTTGGACGCGCTCTCCTCGACGGTCCGCAAGATCCGTGTGCGCCGCGACCCGGCCTGCCCGCTGTGCGGTGACCGGCCCAGCATCGTCGACCTGTCGGCGCACGGCGAGCACGACACGGAAGCCTGTGCTCATGCCGGCGGGTAGAAAGGCCGCGGGCCCCGACAAGCTGTCGCTGGTCGTCTACGCCGGCGATGTCGGCAGGGTGCACTACGCGCTCGCCCTGGCGGCCTCGGCGCGCGCCATCGACAAGCCCGCCACCCTGTTCTTCACCATGGGGGCCTGCCGGACGCTGATCCGGCCGGCAGCGGACGGCGCCGTCCCGTGGCGCGCGCTACCGGACGGGGAGGGGGGCACGGCGGGGCAGCTTGACGACCGGTTCGCCGCCGGCGGCCTCGCCACATTCGAGGACCTGCTCGCGTCCTGCGTCGCGCTGGGCGCTCGTTTCCTGGTCTGCGAGATGGGGCTCAAGGCGGTCGGCCTCGCCCCTTCCGATCTTCGCGATGACGTGCCGCTGGAGGTTGCCGGCATCGTCACCTTCCTTGCCGACGCCTCCCCCGACGGAGCCATGATGTTTATCTGAGCGGGTAGGCGCCGGTTAACAGGCAGTCCGACCGATTGCACAAGAATTATGCAGTCGTGCTTGCCCTTGACGAAAGCTGAACCCCTAGGCATATTAGACGCAACTAAGGTGGATGGGAGGAGCCACCCTTCGTTACGGAGGTCTCCCCATGACAGTGACGAGAAGCGACAACTTCATGCCGGAACCCTGCAGATCGCTTTTCGAGCATGAGCTGAAGACCCCGCTCACGTCGATGCGGTCCGCTGCAGAGATTCTGCGCGACAATCAGGATCTGCCGCCGGCCGAGCGCGACCGGTTCCTCGACGCGTTGATCGAGGACAACGTCCGCCTCGAAGCGATCATCAACCGCATGCTGTCCGCGGCCCAGGGCCACCCGCCAAGCGCCTCGCCGGACTGCCTTCAACCGGGCCGCGCGTAGCCTACTCAACGCCATGACGCAGCGTTCGCCCTTGTCATAGCCGGGCCGGCGCGCCAAGCTCTCCGGCGTCATGACTGAAAAGCGCCTCCTCATCGTAGCGCACGCGCCCTCGCCGAACACCACAAGGCTCCGC
This window encodes:
- the ubiE gene encoding bifunctional demethylmenaquinone methyltransferase/2-methoxy-6-polyprenyl-1,4-benzoquinol methylase UbiE, translated to MSSQDRKPDSALTSGADATGDAIAPDAQQSAGGSSTHFGFREVDETVKAGLVGEVFSSVASRYDLMNDLMSFGVHRYWKQVMVEWLRPTPDMHVLDVGGGTGDIAIRILKAGGGAVSVVDINREMLSVGRDRALDAGRVRNLDWICGDAERLPIASSSVDAYTIAFCIRNVTRIAAALAEARRVLKPGGRFLCLEFSRVALPVLDGLYDAYSFRVLPRLGQAVAGNAEAYRYLVESIRRFPPQDAFARMIGDAGLDQVRYRNLSGGIAALHSAWRT
- the ubiB gene encoding 2-polyprenylphenol 6-hydroxylase, yielding MIRTVRNVVRLLTIARILARHDALFPLESLGITPFIIVSARLISRRPEPGRPGQRLARALHEAGPSFIKLGQALSTRSDLMGEEMTADLSELQDSLPPFPGSQARAIIEEELGKPIGSLFRSFDDRAVAAGSIAQVHFAEDSDGRPVAVKVLRPGVRRKFERDLDLFLWVAKLIETARPEWRRLRPVEAVRTLAESVAFEMDLRFEASAAVELAENFADDPGFLVPAVDWGRTAQRVLTTERVYGIPFDDREAVIAHGLDPHDVLAKAAGAFFLQVFRDGFFHGDLHAGNVFVRADGGLAFVDFGIMGRLSRRDRHHLAELLLAFMTRDYRRAAEVHFEAGWVPSHRSVDAFTQACRSVGEPIMDKPQNEISMAKLLGQLFYVTEAFEMETQPQLLLLQKTMLVAEGTGRRLCPDANMWLLARPLIEGWMGDMLAPNAIMRERMAEVGDSLSRFPELLRRVEHRLEMLAEHGVRLDPNSLRPAFGWTESRLQVTLLAIIAVLFLLFLLAGV
- the coaBC gene encoding bifunctional phosphopantothenoylcysteine decarboxylase/phosphopantothenate--cysteine ligase CoaBC, with the protein product MLAGKTILLIVAGGIAAYKSLELIRRLRERGAAVRCILTAGGAEFVTPLSLAALSENKVYADLFSLTDESEMGHIRLSRAADLVVVAPATADLLAKMAAGLAGDLATTALLATDKPILAAPAMNVRMWEHPATRANLRVLAERGVRTVGPDEGDMACGEWGMGRMAEVDDIVAAVEAFFVDAGNGRLAGRRALVTSGPTFEAIDPVRFIGNRSSGKQGHAIAGALARLGAATTLVTGPTGEPDPAGVDVIRIESANQMLAACDGALPVDVAVFAAAVCDWRVSAIAPRKLKKAAGEDPPALALEENPDVLATIAAGTPRPRLVIGFAAETNDVVANATDKRRRKGCDWIVANDVSPQTGTFGGAANTVHLITGNGVEDWPPMSKQAVAERLALRIAEALPS
- the dut gene encoding dUTP diphosphatase, whose protein sequence is MNTGPVTVAVRRLAHGADLPLPAHATSASAGVDLLAAVATAVVLPAGGRATIPTGIAIALPAGFEAQVRPRSGLAARHGVTVLNSPGTIDADYRGEVAVVLINLGDAAFVVERGMRIAQMIVSPVVSVAWAEAEELPPTARDAGGFGSTGSASGVL
- a CDS encoding Rrf2 family transcriptional regulator, with the translated sequence MLRLSRKTLFAIEAVLDIAYHAGSEPVQSSEITRRQGIPRRYLEQALQNLVRDGVLIGVRGPRGGYRLARERRRITVGEVVRVVRGLEAGEDDLNDDCGSMLARKVVRPLWCDIQDDVMKRLDDLTIDDLCEDAHRAGIASEGRNSLDFSI
- the cysK gene encoding cysteine synthase A, translating into MNTLDAYAAVDAPGRGRIYDNFVETTGDTPLVRMRRLAEETGCKADLLGKCEFFKPLSSVKARIGLAMIEAAERSGRVGGDAVLVEPTSGNTGIALAFVCAARGYRLILTMPDSMSLERRKMLALLGAEIVLTPATRGMPGAVAKAEEIVASTPGAVMLQQFNNPANPEIHRRTTAEEIWRDTGGKVDVLISGVGTGGTITGVAEVIKARRPEFRAIAVEPEDSPVLSGGVPGPHKIQGIGAGFVPAVLNADLIDEVVRIGNETAFAMARRVARLEGMPVGISSGAALAAAIEIGAREDMGGKTIVVILPSFAERYLSTALFEGIGLE
- the moeB gene encoding molybdopterin-synthase adenylyltransferase MoeB, coding for MEFREEQIQRYARHILLDEVGGDGQKTLLNARVLIIGAGGLGSPLLLYLAAAGVGTIGVVDDDVVDLSNLQRQIVHPTAAVGLPKVESARRTIGAINPDVRVVSHHARLAADNALDLVSAYDIVADGSDNFPTRFLVNDACHFAKRPLVSGAILRFDGQVATFKPFAEPASGEAPGPCYRCLFREPPPAGDIPSCAEAGVLGAFCGVIGSMQATEVIKELLGIGQSLSGWLMVLDALSSTVRKIRVRRDPACPLCGDRPSIVDLSAHGEHDTEACAHAGG
- a CDS encoding DsrE family protein, with the translated sequence MPAGRKAAGPDKLSLVVYAGDVGRVHYALALAASARAIDKPATLFFTMGACRTLIRPAADGAVPWRALPDGEGGTAGQLDDRFAAGGLATFEDLLASCVALGARFLVCEMGLKAVGLAPSDLRDDVPLEVAGIVTFLADASPDGAMMFI